A window of Bacteroidota bacterium genomic DNA:
GCGTCAGTCCCCACGTAAGTGCAGCCCGCGGAGACGCATCTGGGTCAAACGCCCGGTTTATTCCTGCCGCCGGCGGACCGCCTTTTAAATGCGCCTTGATTTCAAAGTTAATCCCATCAGGTGCCCATTGCACAGTATTCCTTTCCGGTCCATCCGTGATGATTAATGCAGCAATGCCTCCCTTGTACGGCCAAACGGAAAGCTCATGCCCACTGTTGGTAATCGGGTTGTATGAGGACTTCTCGTACGGCCCTTCAAGTTCATCGCTGGTGGCTACGCCCCATTTTATCTCGCGTCCGCCGAACGTCAAGCGTTCGCCCATGCGCTCGCCTTTGTAGTACAGGTAAAACTTGTCGTTGTAGTACAGCAGTGTCGGGTCGTGCACTTTGTGGCTATCAAACGATCCCTGCTTGACCACCTTGAACCGGGTATCTTCTTCCCCCTGCCATTCGCCATCCTCCGAAGGAGAAAGGATTGGTGCGTCAAGTTTTTGAAAAGGTCCATGAGGCGAGTCGGCAATGGCCATGCCGACCTGATTTTTCACCCGGTTAACGTAGGGCGCCTTTACTGTTTGATAGACGAGTATGTACTTGCCGTCGTGTACCAACACTTCGGGCGTAAACACCGACCGATCATCGTACGCGCCGGCAGGCCCCTGCCCAACCGCGAGGCCGCGCTCGGTCCAGTCCCACCCATCTGTAGACGTGGCGTACCATACTTCCGATTTATCCCAGGGAAACACCTTAGCTGCCGGGTCGCCCGAGCCAAAGCCAATGGTTTCTCCTGTTGATTTGGTGAAATACACGAACATCGTATCATTCACCGTAATGATGCTGCTGGGGTCGCGCCGCGCTACACCTTCCTCATAGGCAAAGTCGCCTTTCAGGTCGTGGGTTCTGAACTGCATAAACCATTCGGGCCCCTGGTTATAATCGCGTGCAAGGGCACGTTTCGAAGCAGCACTCAGCGGCTTATCTTTGGGAATTGCAAGGAAGTCGTAGGCTGCGTCGGAGTAAGCCGGCGGATCAGCAGGTTGGCAACCGGTAACCATAGCCACGAGCAGTAAGACGGGGAGCAGGCTTTCAAAAGACGCAAGTAGGCGCCGGCCATTGAAGACAGCAAACATATCATTGGGGGGATGTATGGCAAAGCACACAATCTAGTACACCCCAAACAGATGGACAAATCTACCCGGCCCCGGTCACTGTTTGATGATATCAAGACCTGACGTCATCTGGCTGCATTTGTAATACATGATTTTGGCCATAACCTGCGCGCGTTCTTTTGCCGCCGTTGCACGCGCGCCTTCATAGAGGCCATCTACCGTGTCACACCACAGCGCCACCCACCTGTCAAACTGCGCTTCTTGCAAGGGCGTTTTTGCCGAGACCTGGACGTGTTTCAATACAGGATTCCCTTTGTACCCCGGTGTATGGAACAGCACCGTTTCCCAGAACTGATACATACGCGGTAGATGGGCCGTCCAATCTACACCAACCACCTCATTGAATACCGGGGCAAGCAAATCGTCCTCCCTTACACGGGTATAAAACGCATCTACCAGCTTCTGGATATCTTCCAGGGTATTTATTTCACGCATAACAAATATGGGGAAAGAATGCTCAGCACAACATCAGTTGCCCCGCTCTCAATGGGGAAGTGCTTCAATCCAGCAAGTGGTGATTTTCAGTGTCCTATACGATAAGAGCTACCAGAAGATCTACGCGGCAGATCTATACAGCGTATTAGATTGGGTTCTTCTCGTTTGCTATGCGGCCACTTCCCTCAACCAATAGGGCCTGTAGTTGTAATTCACCAACCCCCACCGGGGAGAAAACGCGCTACGATTGGCCGAAGGGGCGTATAACGCACGCGCCAAAACGTCCCACAAGACATACTGCCCCATCCTATTTTCCTTAATTATTTCAGGTAAACACGCGTCCATCAAAAGGCAAATCCCCGGCAATAGGACAACAAACGGACGGCATTCAGCCGCATTGGTCAGGCCTCCTAAAAAACGCGTCACACTAATAGGACATTTATTTCCCGGCTTTCACCAGCTGTTTGGCCCAGTTTTTGGCAACGTTTTCGCTCCAGCCTTGCACAGGCCCTTGTTTTCATTTCAAAGGATAAAGCTTCATGCAACAACAGCGTAATTCAAACATTTGCCGCCTTCTAGCAGGCATTGGATTACTTTTTCTCTCATTCCAGCCCCTGCAAGCACAGGACCTCGTACAGGTTAGCGGAGAATTTAAGCAGTGGCACGCTGTTGCTGTACAGGTCACTTGCCCTGTGGCTGACTGTGGAGAGGTGAAACCGCAAAGCGACCCAAATCCGTTTACCGACTACCGGCTACGCGTGACGTTTACGTCTGAAGATGCAAGCAACGTAATGGATGTACCAGGCTTTTATGCTGGAGACGGAAATGCCGCGATATCAGAGTCCGATTCCGGCAATGTGTGGCAGGTTTATTTCACGCCAGAGCAAACCGGGACCTGGAACTACACAGTTTCTTTTGAAACGGGGGCAGACCTGGTCCTATCAACGGCCGCCGGCACTCCCCTTGAACCTGACGGGACAACTGGTACTTTTTCGATTGAGGCGTCAGACAAAACCGGCAACGACTTCAGGTCCAAGGGATTCCTGCGCCACGTCAACAAAAGCCACTTCTACTTTTCGGGCAGCGACACACCATTTCTGAAGAACGGCGCTGGCAGCCCGGAGAACCTTCTTCATTATTACCAAATCCACAACACATACCAGCAGGACACAATTCCTGTAATCCCGCCGCACACATTTGCGCCGCACCTGGGCAATTTCAACCCCGGCGATCCGCTTTGGGGACCACAAAAATCAAAGGGTACGGGCTTGATTGGCGCCTTGAATTACCTGGCTTCGCTTGGTGTAAATAGCTACTACTTCGTTGTGCACAACACAGCAGCGAATACACTCGGTCAGGATACCGCTGTATGGCCCTGGCTATCGCCGGCTGAGGAAGACCGGGACCGCTTTAGCGTTGCAAAACTGGCGCAGTGGGAAATGATTTTCAGTCATATGGACAGCCTGGGCATTTCCATGAATATGGTCACCCAAGACCGCATCAATCAGCTTGATCTTGACGGAGGCGATTTGGGTCGTATTCGCAGCCTTTTCTATCGCGAACTGATAGCCCGGTTTGGCCATCACCTGGGTGTGGTCTGGAATTTGGGAGAAGAAAACTCTGCCACGACCGAGCAGATCATGGATTACGCCAATTTTATCCGTGGGGTAGATGTCTATGGCCATCCTATTGTTTCCCAGGCCAATGGAACGCTCATCGCACACGACCGCTACTACGAGCCTCTGCTGGGTTTTCAGAATTTTGAAGGCGCCTCCATGCAGGTTGGTCTAGTAGATTTTGATTCTGGTGAAACGCCAAGTCCGCCGGGTAAAATCCACAACGCCATCCTGAAATGGGTAGAAGCATCAAAAGCTGCCAATCAACCGTGGGTTGTGACACTGGATGAAATTGGGCACTGGAGTGATGGCATTGTGCCAGACGGTGATCCGCGCGACCCAACCAATCGGCGCGCCCGGCGCGAAGGGTTCTGGGGCACCATCATGGCCGGCGGTGCCGGTTCCGACTGGTACTACGGCTCCGACCCGTTTGAGTACAACGACATTTGGGTTGAAGATTTCTCTGTTCGTGAAGCGTTTTTTCAACGCACCCAGGCCGGCACCCAGATGATTCTGGACAGTGGCATACCGTATTGGGAAATG
This region includes:
- a CDS encoding glycosyl hydrolase; translation: MVTGCQPADPPAYSDAAYDFLAIPKDKPLSAASKRALARDYNQGPEWFMQFRTHDLKGDFAYEEGVARRDPSSIITVNDTMFVYFTKSTGETIGFGSGDPAAKVFPWDKSEVWYATSTDGWDWTERGLAVGQGPAGAYDDRSVFTPEVLVHDGKYILVYQTVKAPYVNRVKNQVGMAIADSPHGPFQKLDAPILSPSEDGEWQGEEDTRFKVVKQGSFDSHKVHDPTLLYYNDKFYLYYKGERMGERLTFGGREIKWGVATSDELEGPYEKSSYNPITNSGHELSVWPYKGGIAALIITDGPERNTVQWAPDGINFEIKAHLKGGPPAAGINRAFDPDASPRAALTWGLTHKYVSYDWQHIRRFESYTPFAP
- a CDS encoding group III truncated hemoglobin produces the protein MREINTLEDIQKLVDAFYTRVREDDLLAPVFNEVVGVDWTAHLPRMYQFWETVLFHTPGYKGNPVLKHVQVSAKTPLQEAQFDRWVALWCDTVDGLYEGARATAAKERAQVMAKIMYYKCSQMTSGLDIIKQ
- a CDS encoding DUF5060 domain-containing protein, with amino-acid sequence MQQQRNSNICRLLAGIGLLFLSFQPLQAQDLVQVSGEFKQWHAVAVQVTCPVADCGEVKPQSDPNPFTDYRLRVTFTSEDASNVMDVPGFYAGDGNAAISESDSGNVWQVYFTPEQTGTWNYTVSFETGADLVLSTAAGTPLEPDGTTGTFSIEASDKTGNDFRSKGFLRHVNKSHFYFSGSDTPFLKNGAGSPENLLHYYQIHNTYQQDTIPVIPPHTFAPHLGNFNPGDPLWGPQKSKGTGLIGALNYLASLGVNSYYFVVHNTAANTLGQDTAVWPWLSPAEEDRDRFSVAKLAQWEMIFSHMDSLGISMNMVTQDRINQLDLDGGDLGRIRSLFYRELIARFGHHLGVVWNLGEENSATTEQIMDYANFIRGVDVYGHPIVSQANGTLIAHDRYYEPLLGFQNFEGASMQVGLVDFDSGETPSPPGKIHNAILKWVEASKAANQPWVVTLDEIGHWSDGIVPDGDPRDPTNRRARREGFWGTIMAGGAGSDWYYGSDPFEYNDIWVEDFSVREAFFQRTQAGTQMILDSGIPYWEMENHNELSTLENTWVLANEGEIYMVYSPFQEAFELKLPDGTYNILWYDAFNGGPLQEGTLLDVEVDTDSAWVSLGEPLGFEQDAVALVSLKRVSNVSNEEGANRGTQGPMLKQNYPNPVRQKTTIAFELPAAGQVDLNIYDMLGRQIKGITQGFLASGTHRYEVDLSTLSTGVYVYRLTVDGASYQHLLLRR